From Topomyia yanbarensis strain Yona2022 chromosome 1, ASM3024719v1, whole genome shotgun sequence, one genomic window encodes:
- the LOC131692811 gene encoding filaggrin-2-like — translation MANRHRQSLSLFTKVFVPLVLCCVAITQCTLANQFDTYGQYDNTGFGQYDNNGFGQYDNTGFGQYDNTGFGQYGDTGFGHYDNTGFGQYGDTGFGHYDNTGFGQYGDTGFGQHDDTGFGQNDDTDFEEYDENGLGNRIGNQDPTCEQIRADKRRRRPLGILRWG, via the coding sequence ATGGCCAATCGTCACCGTCAATCGCTATCATTATTCACAAAAGTGTTCGTGCCTCTTGTTCTATGCTGCGTAGCAATAACTCAATGTACACTGGCAAACCAATTCGATACTTACGGGCAGTATGATAACACCGGTTTCGGGCAGTACGATAACAATGGTTTCGGGCAGTACGATAACACCGGTTTCGGGCAGTATGATAACACCGGTTTCGGGCAGTACGGTGACACTGGTTTCGGGCACTACGATAACACTGGTTTCGGGCAGTACGGTGACACTGGTTTCGGGCACTACGATAATACTGGTTTCGGGCAGTACGGTGACACTGGTTTCGGGCAGCACGATGACACTGGTTTCGGGCAGAACGACGACACTGATTTCGAGGAGTACGATGAGAATGGCTTGGGAAATCGTATTGGGAATCAAGATCCAACATGTGAACAAATCCGCGCAGATAAACGACGACGAAGACCTCTTGGGATACTGAGATGGGGCTGA
- the LOC131692722 gene encoding probable ATP-dependent RNA helicase CG8611 — MDLMLSNFITDDEPKVEKKKNKSVGADVGGKFNMVFSKTQPIKAIVARKRVLPVSNTDAAKKQKTQPEQQPNKFTPKKVPESVKPKSSSSKPPDKSPKVKQKPEQSAEKDPKFLMSEEFKKIKTNRKSNMFDRLKNQMPKVDLPDVHPLTEKVFSDASIQSLDIHAHSKKNVADLLGYQKLTVVQSMSIPKILEGRDVLIRAQTGSGKTLAYALPLVEKLHSQAVKISRTDGILAVVVVPTRELALQTYELFLKLLKPFTWIVSGYLCGGEKRKAEKARLRAGLNILIGTPGRFCDHIKNTESMKLDSVRYLILDEADRLLELGYEKDVKQIVESIKGNRAVDECGIQTVLLSATLTHSVKELAGLTLVNPACVDTSDIAVERQFDSLRVEDMEERITIPATVRQSYLVVPPKLRLVSLSGLLAYELNRKVKKALVFMATQDLVDFHYDVMVEVLTQKKLDSDNENSSDEDEENMSESDSESETDSTETILLPNVSFLKLHGKMTQIERSSVFREFRSSKSAVLLCTDVAARGIDVPSVDLVVQYQAPQILADYVHRVGRTARAGQSGKAVLFVEPAEIEFVKYLAGKQIKLLEERVDPIFSRIGQLLNGTAARKNKNKEQAAIELQHRFEKLVAAEKELFSRACKAFVSWVRYYSNFPKELRRIFAIKAVNMGHYAKCLGLRDPPKQLVRQHTGPRGDEGTEGGKFQRRNGGGGRPHKGINKPNRTKMNPKKRPTTVTATDVPGNHRRVFEAGHRHKDLAGYARASRVLNMSEFDSGLAPPTGKKAKKH; from the exons ATGGATTTAATGTTAAGCAACTTCATCACCGATGATGAACCGAAGGTGGAAAAG aagaaaaataaatcggTTGGTGCGGACGTCGGAGGAAAATTCAATATGGTTTTCAGCAAAACTCAACCGATAAAGGCAATCGTGGCTCGGAAGCGTGTTCTGCCCGTTTCCAATACCGATGCCGCCAAGAAACAGAAAACTCAACCGGAGCAACAACCAAACAAATTCACACCGAAAAAAGTACCGGAATCAGTCAAACCAAAATCAAGCTCCAGTAAACCCCCGGACAAATCACCGAAGGTGAAACAAAAACCGGAACAATCAGCAGAGAAGGACCCCAAATTCCTAATGAGTGAAGAGTTCAAAAAGATAAAAACAAACCGAAAATCAAACATGTTCGACCGGCTGAAAAATCAAATGCCCAAGGTGGACCTGCCGGATGTGCACCCACTAACGGAGAAAGTGTTCAGTGATGCGTCCATCCAATCGCTCGACATTCATGCCCACTCGAAAAAGAACGTCGCCGATTTGCTCGGCTATCAGAAGCTAACCGTCGTCCAAAGTATGTCCATTCCGAAGATCCTGGAGGGACGAGACGTTCTAATCCGTGCCCAGACAGGTTCCGGAAAAACGTTGGCCTACGCGCTACCGTTGGTAGAGAAACTACACTCACAGGCGGTAAAGATTTCCCGAACGGATGGAATACTGGCCGTGGTGGTGGTTCCTACCCGGGAATTGGCTCTGCAGACGTACGAGCTGTTTTTGAAGCTGTTGAAGCCATTTACCTGGATCGTTTCCGGGTATTTGTGCGGGGGCGAGAAGCGAAAGGCGGAAAAGGCTAGACTGCGGGCAGGGTTGAATATTTTGATTGGAACGCCGGGACGGTTTTGCGATCATATTAAGAATACGGAATCGATGAAGTTGGATTCGGTGCGGTATTTGATTTTGGATGAAGCAGATCGGTTGCTGGAACTTGGGTATGAGAAGGATGTTAAACAGATTGTGGAATCGATTAAGGGAAATCGGGCGGTGGATGAATGTGGTATTCAAACGGTGCTTTTGTCTGCTACTTTGACCCATTCGGTTAAAGAACTGGCAGGGTTGACACTGGTCAATCCGGCTTGTGTGGATACGAGCGATATTGCAGTGGAACGACAATTCGATAGTTTACGGGTAGAAGATATGGAAGAACGGATAACGATTCCAGCTACAGTTCGACAGAGTTATCTTGTGGTTCCACCAAAATTACGACTGGTTAGTCTAAGTGGATTGCTTGCTTACGAGCTGAATCGGAAGGTTAAAAAAGCACTGGTTTTTATGGCGACACAGGATTTGGTGGATTTTCACTACGACGTTATGGTGGAGGTTCTGACGCAGAAAAAGTTAGATTCGGATAATGAAAACAGTTCGGATGAAGACGAGGAAAATATGAGTGAATCCGATTCCGAATCAGAAACAGACTCAACCGAAACGATACTGCTGCCGAATGTTAGCTTCCTGAAACTACACGGAAAGATGACTCAAATCGAGCGCAGCTCCGTTTTCAGAGAATTTCGCAGCTCCAAATCAGCCGTGCTTCTCTGCACGGATGTAGCCGCCCGGGGGATCGACGTACCGAGCGTGGATTTAGTTGTTCAGTACCAGGCACCGCAAATCCTTGCTGACTATGTGCACCGGGTAGGCCGAACGGCCCGGGCCGGACAGAGCGGAAAGGCCGTACTGTTTGTGGAACCAGCCGAGATTGAATTCGTTAAATATCTCGCGGGCAAGCAAATCAAGCTGCTGGAGGAGCGGGTGGATCCTATTTTCAGCCGGATTGGACAGCTATTGAATGGTACGGCTGCGcggaaaaacaaaaacaaggaACAGGCAGCCATCGAATTGCAGCATCGCTTCGAGAAGCTGGTGGCAGCGGAGAAAGAGCTCTTCAGTCGAGCCTGCAAAG CCTTCGTTTCCTGGGTGCGGTACTATTCCAACTTCCCGAAGGAACTACGGCGGATTTTCGCCATCAAAGCAGTTAACATGGGCCACTACGCCAAGTGTTTGGGTCTGCGGGATCCACCGAAGCAGCTGGTCCGACAACATACCGGCCCCCGTGGTGACGAGGGGACCGAAGGTGGCAAATTTCAACGACGAAATGGAGGTGGAGGTCGTCCCCATAAAGG cATCAACAAACCAAACCGTACAAAGATGAACCCGAAAAAGCGCCCGACAACAGTCACCGCAACCGATGTGCCCGGTAATCATCGTCGTGTGTTCGAGGCTGGCCATCGCCACAAGGATCTTGCCGGGTATGCTCGAGCTTCGCGAGTGCTTAACATGTCCGAGTTCGATAGCGGTCTAGCGCCACCGACTGGGAAAAAGGCGAAAAAACACTAA